The sequence CGGAAGCTCCGGCTCTCGCCCGCGCCCGCCTCCACCCAGGTGATCCAGCGGGACCGGCACGCCGAGGTGTTCGCCTCGCTCGCCATCGTCGCCTCGTCCCTCGACAAGTTCTCCACGGAGATCCGCCACCTGCAGCGGACCGAGGTCCTCGAGGTGGAAGAGTTCTTCTCCCCGGGCCAGAAAGGGTCCTCCGCCATGCCGCACAAGCGGAATCCCATCCTCTCCGAAAACCTCTCCGGCATCTCGCGGCTGCTGCGCGGCTACTCCGTCACGGCGATGGAGAACATGGCGCTCTGGCACGAGCGGGACATCAGCCACTCCTCCGCGGAGCGGGTGATCGCCCCCGACGCCACCATCCTCCTGCACTTCGCCCTCGGGCGGTTCCGTGGGATGATGGAGAAGCTCCTCGTCTATCCCGACCGGATGCGGAAGAACCTCGAGAGCACCCACGGGCTGCTGTACTCCCAGCGCGTGCTCCTCGCCCTGGCCGCGAAGGGGTTCTCGAGGGAAATGGCGTACGAGGTGGTCCAGCGCTCCGCGATGAAGTCGTGGAAGACGGGGCGCCCGCTCGCGGCGCTCCTTTGGAAGGACAAGGACGTGCGCGCCGCGCTGTCGAAAAAGGAGTTCGACGCGCTGTTCGAGATCGACTACTACCTCAAGAACATCGACGGGATCATCGACCGGGTGTTCGCTCGAAAGGGAGGGAAGGCGTGAAAGCGAAAATCTACGTCACGCTGAAGCGGGGGGTACTCGACCCGCAGGGGAAAGCGATCCACGCGTCGCTCTCCCACCTCGGCATCGACGGGGTGGAAGATGTCCGTGTCGGAAAGTTCATGGAGATCACGCTGAAGGAGATCGGGGTCGTCGAGGCGCGTCGCCGCCTCGACGAGGCGTGCCGCCGCCTGCTGGCGAACACGGTGATTGAAGAGTACCGGATCGAGATCGGGGGGTAGGGGGAACGCGATGAAGACCGCCGTCCTCGTGTTCCCCGGCTCCAATTGCGACCACGACGCCTACCACGCCCTGAGGCACGTGATCGGGGTGGACGCGGAGTTCGTCTGGCACAAGCAATCTTCCCTCGACGGCTTCGACGCCGTCGTCATCCCCGGGGGCTTTACCTACGGCGACTACCTGCGCTCGGGGGCGATGGCGAAGCTCTCTCCCGTGATGGGCGCGGTGCGCCGGTTCGCGGAAGGCGGGGGGCCCGTCATCGGGATCTGCAACGGCTTCCAGATCCTGCTCGAGGCGGGTCTTCTCCCGGGAGCGATGATCGTGAACGACTCCCTCCGGTTCGTCTGCGACTACATCCACCTGCGCGCCGACACGGATCGCACGCCGTTCACGCGGGGGATCCCCGAGGGGACGATCCTCAAGATCCCCGTGGCTCATTACCAGGGGAACTACTACGCGGACGAGCGGACCTTGTCCTCCCTCGAGGAGCGGGGCCAGGTGGTCTTCCGCTACTGCGACGCGGAGGGGAACGTGACGAGGGAGTCCAATCCGAACGGCTCCGCGCGGAAC is a genomic window of Deltaproteobacteria bacterium containing:
- the purB gene encoding adenylosuccinate lyase, whose product is MIERYTRPEMAAIWHDENRFRIWLDIEILAMEAMVRQGWIPADALVRVRKKASFDVARINEIEKKVKHDVIAFLTSVAEHIGDDSRFLHVGMTSSDVLDTAFAVQMRQALTLLIHEAEAVFDVLKARALEHRSTVMIGRTHGIHAEPVTFGWKMALWADEVRRDIVRLVRARDVISVGKLSGAVGTFANIDPSVEEYVCRKLRLSPAPASTQVIQRDRHAEVFASLAIVASSLDKFSTEIRHLQRTEVLEVEEFFSPGQKGSSAMPHKRNPILSENLSGISRLLRGYSVTAMENMALWHERDISHSSAERVIAPDATILLHFALGRFRGMMEKLLVYPDRMRKNLESTHGLLYSQRVLLALAAKGFSREMAYEVVQRSAMKSWKTGRPLAALLWKDKDVRAALSKKEFDALFEIDYYLKNIDGIIDRVFARKGGKA
- the purS gene encoding phosphoribosylformylglycinamidine synthase subunit PurS translates to MKAKIYVTLKRGVLDPQGKAIHASLSHLGIDGVEDVRVGKFMEITLKEIGVVEARRRLDEACRRLLANTVIEEYRIEIGG
- the purQ gene encoding phosphoribosylformylglycinamidine synthase subunit PurQ translates to MKTAVLVFPGSNCDHDAYHALRHVIGVDAEFVWHKQSSLDGFDAVVIPGGFTYGDYLRSGAMAKLSPVMGAVRRFAEGGGPVIGICNGFQILLEAGLLPGAMIVNDSLRFVCDYIHLRADTDRTPFTRGIPEGTILKIPVAHYQGNYYADERTLSSLEERGQVVFRYCDAEGNVTRESNPNGSARNIAGICSEGGNVLGMMPHPERCAEEMLGSADGRRLFDAMVAWIGERSK